The window GCTGTATGTGTCGAATGTGCGCCTTCTAGAGGGCCCCCGCACCACCCAGAGCCTCGCGCCCCGAAGCGAGACCGCTCACGTCTGCCCGTACGACCCTTTCGTACGCGACTGAGCCCGCCCCGCGCACGCAGTTCTGCCGAGACCCGGCTTTCCACGCCACCGCGTGAACCACCGTGCCGCGTTCCGACCGAATGCACCCGTGCCCGGCGCACACCCACGCCCTGCACTCGACAGTGACGGAAATCCCCCAGTGATCACGACAACTGGCCTGACGAAGGTCTATCGGGCCCACCGCTCGCCCGGCCGTGAGATCACGGCCCTGGACGGCGTCGATCTGCATGTCCGCGAGGGCGAGGTGTACGGCGTCATCGGACAGTCCGGCGCCGGCAAGTCCTCCCTCATCCGCTGCGTCAACCTCCTGGAGCGCCCCACCGCCGGCACCGTGACCGTCGCCGGGCAGGACCTCACGGCCCTCGCCGGGCGCGGCCCGCGCGCCGGCCGCGAGCTGCGGAAGGCGCGCAGCCACATCGGCATGGTCTTCCAGCACTTCAACCTGCTGTCCTCGCGGACGGTCCAGGACAACGTCGAGCTGCCGCTGGAGATCCTTGGCAAGTCGGGGAAGGAACGTTCCCGCAAGGCGCTGGAACTGCTCGACCTCGTCGGTCTCGCCGACCGGGCCAAGGCCTACCCGGCCCAGCTCTCCGGCGGCCAGAAGCAGCGCGTCGGCATCGCCCGCGCCCTGGCCGGCGACCCGAAGGTGCTCCTCTCCGACGAGGCGACCAGCGCCCTCGACCCCGAGACCACCCGCTCCATCCTCCACCTGCTGCGCGACCTGAACCGGCAGCTCGGCCTGACCGTCCTGCTCATCACGCACGAGATGGACGTCGTCAAGACCGTCTGCGACTCGGCCGCCCTCATGGAGAACGGGAAGATCGTCGAGTCCGGCACGGTCAGCGAACTGCTCGCCACGCCGGGCTCCGAGCTGGCCGCCGCGCTCTTCCCGGTGAGCGGCGACGCCTCCGGCGACGACCGCACGGTCATCGACGTCACCTTCCACGGCGACGCCGCGACCCGGCCCGTCATCTCGCAGCTCTCCCGCACCTACAACATCGACATCTCGATCCTCGGCGCCGCGATGGACACCGTCGGTGGCAAGCAGGTCGGCCGGATGCGCATCGAGCTGCCCGGCCGCTACGAGGAGAACGTCGTGCCGGTCGGCTTCCTGCGCGAGCAGGGTCTGCAGATCGACCTCGTCGAACAAGCGGGGCAGGCGCCCGTACTGGTGAAGGAAGGTGCCAAGTGACCTGGTCCGAGATGCAGCCGCTGCTGGAGCAGGCCTGTTGGGACACCTTCTACATGGTCGGCTGGTCGACGCTCATCGCCGTCGTCGGCGGGCTGCCGCTGGGCATCCTGCTGGTTCTCACGGACCGCGGCGGCCTGCTGCAGAACACCGTGCTGAACAAGGTCATCGGGCAGATCGTGAACGTCGCCCGCTCGATGCCCTTCATCATCCTGATGGTCGCGCTCATGGGCTTCACCCGGTCGATCACCGGCACCACCATCGGCCGCGAGGCCGCCATCGTGCCGCTCGCGATCGGTGCGATCCCGTTCTTCGCGCGCCTGGTCGAGACGGCCGTCCGCGAGGTGGACGGCGGCCTGGTGGAAGCCGTGCAGTCGATGGGCGGCAACACCTGGACCGTCGTCCGCAAGGTGCTCGTACCCGAGTCGCTGCCGTCGCTGATCTCCAGCACCACCACGACGATCGTCGCGCTCCTCGGCTACTCCGCCATGGCCGGCACCGTCGGCGCGGGAGGCCTCGGCGACATCGCCATCCGCTACGGCTACCAGCGCTTCGAGACCGAACTGATGTGGATCACCGTGGGCATCCTCGCGGTGGTC of the Streptomyces aurantiacus genome contains:
- a CDS encoding methionine ABC transporter permease, encoding MTWSEMQPLLEQACWDTFYMVGWSTLIAVVGGLPLGILLVLTDRGGLLQNTVLNKVIGQIVNVARSMPFIILMVALMGFTRSITGTTIGREAAIVPLAIGAIPFFARLVETAVREVDGGLVEAVQSMGGNTWTVVRKVLVPESLPSLISSTTTTIVALLGYSAMAGTVGAGGLGDIAIRYGYQRFETELMWITVGILAVVISLIQFAGDFAARGLHRRGGQSGAAPRLRLLKAATATSKTV
- a CDS encoding methionine ABC transporter ATP-binding protein, with translation MITTTGLTKVYRAHRSPGREITALDGVDLHVREGEVYGVIGQSGAGKSSLIRCVNLLERPTAGTVTVAGQDLTALAGRGPRAGRELRKARSHIGMVFQHFNLLSSRTVQDNVELPLEILGKSGKERSRKALELLDLVGLADRAKAYPAQLSGGQKQRVGIARALAGDPKVLLSDEATSALDPETTRSILHLLRDLNRQLGLTVLLITHEMDVVKTVCDSAALMENGKIVESGTVSELLATPGSELAAALFPVSGDASGDDRTVIDVTFHGDAATRPVISQLSRTYNIDISILGAAMDTVGGKQVGRMRIELPGRYEENVVPVGFLREQGLQIDLVEQAGQAPVLVKEGAK